The following coding sequences lie in one Mycobacterium sp. DL440 genomic window:
- a CDS encoding ATP-binding protein, which yields MARWWRGLTGRIWPRSLAGQAIALQVLVVAVVVLAGTALALLDARRDGEDAARQQVIGIATALADSPSTATSIETGTATQVLQPVTEEVRTNTGIAFITIMAPDGIRFTHTDPSQIGGHYLGTVEPALRGETFSEVYTGTLGPSVRAIAPVRGRDGRIVGLVSAGITQQTLGQRWRAQIPVIAAVTAAALAVSLVGVWAIRRRLLRQTRGLRPDELRVMYDHHDAILHSVSEGLIVLDRDGVALANDEARRLLSLGPGPVRTQDLPEFLRSAAPGARDELHVTTDRVLVVNRARVANSGSEVVTIRDRTELQGALGELSSLQVLTDSLRAQAHESANKLHTVVTMVEMGRPEDAVRFATSELELSQLLVDRLSQAVGEPALVALLLGKTAQADERGIALTVTEDTQLSADAVLSGQEMVTVLGNLIDNAMDACDHEDPWIEVTVSQDERELLIRVADSGPGMDPDTFEKAMQRGYSTKSTETSGHGLGLALVAQVVKRHSGTLTADVTYGSVVTATVTRR from the coding sequence ATGGCGCGCTGGTGGCGGGGTCTGACGGGGCGGATCTGGCCGCGCTCACTGGCAGGGCAGGCCATCGCGCTGCAGGTCCTGGTGGTCGCGGTGGTGGTACTGGCCGGCACGGCACTGGCCCTTCTCGATGCCCGCCGCGACGGTGAGGATGCGGCCCGCCAGCAGGTGATCGGCATCGCCACAGCCCTGGCCGATTCCCCGTCGACAGCCACGTCCATCGAAACCGGCACGGCGACACAGGTTTTGCAGCCGGTGACCGAGGAGGTGCGCACCAACACCGGCATCGCGTTCATCACCATCATGGCGCCGGACGGCATCCGGTTCACCCACACCGATCCCAGCCAGATCGGCGGGCATTACCTGGGCACGGTCGAGCCCGCATTGCGCGGCGAGACGTTCAGCGAGGTCTACACCGGGACGCTGGGTCCGTCGGTGCGCGCGATCGCGCCGGTGCGTGGTCGCGACGGGCGCATCGTGGGCCTGGTGTCGGCGGGGATCACCCAGCAGACTCTGGGGCAGCGCTGGCGTGCGCAGATTCCGGTGATCGCCGCGGTAACCGCTGCCGCACTGGCGGTTTCGCTGGTCGGGGTGTGGGCGATCCGCCGCAGGTTGCTACGCCAGACGCGGGGGCTGCGGCCCGACGAGCTGCGAGTCATGTACGACCACCACGACGCGATCCTGCATTCGGTATCCGAGGGGCTCATCGTGCTCGATCGCGACGGTGTGGCGCTGGCCAATGACGAGGCCCGCCGGCTGCTGAGTCTTGGGCCCGGTCCGGTGCGGACGCAGGACCTGCCGGAGTTTCTGCGCAGCGCCGCGCCCGGGGCGCGCGACGAGTTGCACGTCACCACAGACCGGGTGCTGGTGGTGAACCGGGCCCGCGTCGCCAACTCCGGTTCGGAGGTCGTCACGATTCGTGATCGCACGGAACTGCAGGGCGCCCTGGGCGAACTCAGCTCGCTGCAGGTCCTGACCGACTCGTTGCGGGCACAGGCGCACGAGTCGGCGAACAAATTGCACACCGTGGTCACCATGGTGGAGATGGGCCGGCCCGAGGACGCGGTCCGATTCGCCACCAGCGAGTTGGAGTTGTCGCAACTCCTGGTGGACCGGCTGTCGCAGGCCGTCGGCGAACCGGCCCTGGTGGCCCTGCTCCTCGGCAAGACAGCTCAGGCGGACGAGCGCGGTATCGCGCTGACGGTCACCGAGGACACCCAGTTATCCGCCGACGCCGTACTCTCCGGACAGGAGATGGTGACGGTGCTGGGTAATCTGATCGACAATGCGATGGATGCGTGTGACCATGAGGATCCGTGGATCGAGGTCACAGTGAGCCAGGACGAGCGCGAGCTGTTGATCCGGGTTGCCGACAGCGGGCCCGGGATGGACCCGGACACATTCGAAAAGGCAATGCAGCGTGGCTATTCCACGAAATCCACCGAAACCTCCGGTCACGGGTTGGGGCTGGCCCTGGTGGCGCAGGTGGTCAAACGGCATTCCGGCACGTTGACCGCGGATGTGACATACGGCTCGGTCGTCACAGCAACGGTGACGCGGCGATGA
- a CDS encoding aquaporin has protein sequence MGAISGGAFNPAVTLGAAAMGIFAWPTLWVYLIAQVIGGLAAGVIFLTLNPDDQ, from the coding sequence GTGGGCGCCATCTCGGGTGGTGCATTCAATCCAGCAGTAACGCTCGGCGCCGCCGCGATGGGCATCTTCGCCTGGCCCACGCTCTGGGTGTATCTGATCGCGCAGGTCATCGGCGGGCTGGCCGCCGGAGTCATATTCCTCACGCTCAACCCCGACGACCAATGA
- a CDS encoding aldo/keto reductase has protein sequence MIPAIELNDGTHIPQLGFGVFKIEPDQTAAAVKVALQIGYRHIDTAQMYGNEREVGQGIRDAGLDRGEVFLTSKLNNGFHRPDDARRAFDRTLNALGSDYVDLFLIHWPLPMLYDGDFVSTWQVLEEFAKDGRARSVGVSNFQPAHLDLLAKESDTVPSVNQVEVHPYFGNEEVRAYGREHGIATEAWSPLAKGTVLGDPVVERIADMVGRSPAQVVLRWHIQRGDIVFPKSVSPDRMRSNFGLFDFQMDDSDMAAISALDRGEPGRTGPNPDTFDYIPAS, from the coding sequence ATGATTCCTGCAATCGAACTCAACGACGGCACCCACATCCCGCAGCTGGGCTTCGGTGTGTTCAAGATTGAGCCGGACCAAACTGCTGCGGCGGTGAAGGTGGCGCTACAGATCGGCTACCGCCACATCGACACCGCGCAGATGTACGGCAATGAGCGGGAAGTCGGCCAGGGCATCCGTGACGCCGGCCTGGATCGCGGCGAAGTATTCCTGACCAGCAAGCTGAACAACGGTTTCCACCGACCTGACGATGCCCGGCGTGCGTTCGACAGGACCCTGAACGCGCTCGGATCCGATTATGTCGATCTGTTTCTCATCCACTGGCCGCTACCGATGCTGTATGACGGCGACTTCGTCTCGACCTGGCAGGTGCTCGAAGAGTTCGCCAAGGATGGCCGGGCGCGCAGTGTTGGAGTATCGAATTTCCAGCCGGCCCACCTGGACCTCCTCGCGAAGGAATCCGACACGGTGCCTTCGGTCAATCAGGTTGAAGTGCATCCCTACTTCGGCAACGAAGAGGTCCGCGCGTACGGACGAGAGCATGGCATCGCGACCGAGGCGTGGTCGCCGCTCGCCAAGGGCACGGTGCTTGGGGATCCCGTGGTCGAGCGCATTGCCGATATGGTGGGCCGCTCGCCCGCGCAGGTCGTGCTGCGCTGGCACATTCAGCGCGGCGACATCGTATTCCCCAAATCAGTGTCGCCGGATCGGATGCGGTCAAACTTCGGGTTGTTCGACTTCCAAATGGACGACTCCGATATGGCGGCGATCTCAGCCCTCGACCGTGGCGAACCCGGTAGAACCGGACCAAACCCCGACACTTTCGACTACATACCCGCGTCATGA
- a CDS encoding cupin domain-containing protein, with translation MSGGRDGFHPDLTTTSADHVHAAQRRRVHHVKASDLSSATAQTEGMQRFAAITGRSVGSERIWMGQTSVSPETVSDNHHHGESETAIFVRSGNPEFVFHDGVREVHIVTAPGDYVFVPPYVPHREENPDPSIPAVIVIARSTQEAVVVNLPELYALSDVTE, from the coding sequence ATGAGTGGTGGCAGGGACGGATTCCATCCGGACTTGACGACGACGAGCGCCGATCACGTGCACGCCGCGCAGCGTAGGAGAGTGCACCATGTCAAGGCCTCGGATCTCAGCTCGGCCACTGCCCAGACGGAGGGTATGCAGCGATTCGCCGCAATCACCGGTCGGTCAGTTGGCTCGGAGCGGATCTGGATGGGTCAGACCTCTGTTTCGCCCGAGACGGTGTCGGACAACCACCATCACGGCGAATCCGAGACGGCGATTTTCGTGCGGAGTGGGAACCCCGAGTTCGTATTCCACGACGGTGTACGGGAGGTACACATCGTCACCGCGCCCGGCGACTACGTCTTCGTCCCGCCCTACGTCCCGCATCGGGAGGAGAATCCGGATCCAAGCATTCCTGCGGTCATCGTGATCGCCCGCAGCACCCAAGAGGCAGTCGTGGTCAATCTTCCGGAGCTGTACGCACTTTCAGACGTCACCGAGTAG
- a CDS encoding YncE family protein yields the protein MANNFLRALVEALRTGRDDRAIDDTSARGIVFDGALDDIDVAGLAEVGRGPIGDIAIDPDRETVVVTNTAAQSLTVINPQSMGVVGSVRLPGDPFAVVVADDRAYISVANAGHDSIVAVDTITGAVLNEYPLAFSVTALVISPDGKRVFAGRTGHERIDIAVIDTTAERVGTIDIATGAGVNLDALQIDSTGKRLYVATSDFRGSRLVVVNTETAQAQATVWIGAPIRDIAVGAGVAYVLTSDREHRGVVHTVDLSAGTVVDAVAVGGAPTQLVLSPDATRAYLVDYDRVIVWCTLTSEIQGSIDVHAQPAAVAVRDNGTRLYIADYAGHVNVFDVAESLYSQLVSADAIEMHELPALAPVGV from the coding sequence ATGGCAAACAACTTCCTGCGCGCGCTGGTCGAGGCGCTGCGCACTGGCCGCGATGACCGCGCCATCGACGATACGTCTGCCCGCGGCATCGTCTTCGACGGTGCGCTGGACGACATCGACGTGGCCGGCCTGGCCGAGGTTGGACGCGGGCCGATCGGCGACATCGCCATCGATCCCGACCGCGAAACCGTCGTCGTCACCAACACCGCCGCGCAGAGCCTGACCGTGATCAACCCCCAATCCATGGGCGTGGTGGGTTCGGTCCGCCTCCCCGGCGACCCCTTCGCCGTCGTGGTCGCAGATGACCGCGCCTACATCAGCGTCGCCAACGCCGGACACGACTCGATCGTGGCAGTCGACACCATCACCGGCGCGGTGCTCAACGAATACCCGCTGGCCTTCAGCGTCACCGCCCTGGTCATCAGCCCGGACGGCAAGCGCGTCTTCGCCGGCCGCACGGGCCACGAGCGGATCGACATCGCCGTCATCGACACCACCGCCGAGCGCGTCGGAACCATCGACATCGCCACCGGTGCGGGCGTCAACCTGGATGCCCTGCAGATCGACTCGACCGGCAAGCGCCTGTACGTCGCCACCTCAGACTTCCGCGGCAGCCGGCTGGTCGTCGTCAACACCGAAACCGCGCAGGCACAGGCCACGGTGTGGATCGGCGCCCCGATCCGCGACATCGCAGTCGGCGCCGGTGTTGCCTACGTGTTGACCTCTGACCGTGAGCACCGTGGTGTGGTGCACACCGTGGACCTGTCCGCCGGCACTGTGGTGGACGCCGTCGCGGTCGGCGGGGCACCCACCCAGCTGGTGCTGAGCCCTGACGCCACCCGCGCGTACCTGGTCGACTACGACCGCGTCATCGTCTGGTGCACTCTGACCAGCGAGATTCAGGGCAGCATCGACGTGCACGCACAGCCCGCGGCGGTTGCCGTGCGCGACAACGGCACTCGGCTCTACATCGCCGACTACGCCGGCCACGTGAACGTCTTCGACGTCGCCGAGTCGCTGTACTCGCAGCTGGTCTCGGCGGACGCGATCGAGATGCACGAGCTGCCCGCCCTGGCGCCGGTCGGCGTCTGA
- a CDS encoding cation:dicarboxylate symporter family transporter, which produces MTVSIEPQPEPSPPRRRDRTHWLYIAVIAAVVIGVIVGLVAPEVGKSVGVLGTMFVNLIKMMIGPIIFCTIVLGIGSVRKAATVGKVGGLAFGYFLAMSTVALTIGLVVGNLIHPGSGMHLSESSAGKGAELAEKAHESGGLMDFVQGIIPETLFSSLTAGSVLQALFVALLVGFALQGMGSSGEPILRGVEHLQKLVFKVLIMILWLAPIGAFGAIANVVGQTGWTAVTQLLTLMLGFYVTCVLFVFGVLGVLLRAVSGVSIFKLVRYLAREYLLIFSTSSSESALPRLIAKMEHLGVDRSTVGVVVPTGYSFNLDGTAIYLTMAALFIADALSAPMSVGQQIGLLVFMIVASKGAAGVTGAGLATLAGGLQAHRPDLLDGVGLIVGIDRFMSEARAVTNFSGNAVATLLVGSWTHTVDKAKVDAVLRGDDPFDELTMVDDHSSADAQPARV; this is translated from the coding sequence ATGACCGTGTCCATAGAGCCGCAACCAGAGCCGTCGCCCCCGCGGCGTCGCGACCGCACGCACTGGCTCTACATTGCGGTCATCGCGGCCGTCGTCATCGGTGTGATCGTCGGGCTCGTCGCACCCGAGGTGGGCAAGAGCGTCGGTGTTCTCGGGACCATGTTCGTCAACCTGATCAAGATGATGATCGGCCCCATCATCTTCTGCACGATCGTGTTGGGGATCGGCTCGGTACGCAAGGCCGCCACCGTCGGGAAGGTCGGTGGCCTGGCCTTCGGCTACTTCCTGGCCATGTCGACGGTCGCGCTGACCATCGGTCTGGTGGTCGGCAACCTGATTCACCCGGGCAGCGGCATGCACCTGTCCGAGAGCTCGGCAGGCAAGGGCGCCGAGCTCGCGGAGAAGGCGCACGAGTCCGGCGGTCTCATGGACTTCGTCCAGGGCATCATCCCGGAGACGCTGTTTTCGTCGCTGACGGCCGGAAGCGTGCTTCAGGCCCTGTTCGTGGCGCTGCTCGTCGGCTTCGCGCTGCAGGGCATGGGCAGCTCAGGTGAGCCGATCCTGCGTGGAGTCGAACACCTGCAGAAGCTCGTGTTCAAGGTGCTGATCATGATTCTGTGGCTGGCGCCCATCGGTGCGTTCGGCGCGATCGCCAACGTCGTCGGGCAGACCGGCTGGACCGCCGTCACCCAGCTGCTCACGCTGATGCTGGGCTTCTATGTGACCTGCGTGCTGTTCGTGTTCGGCGTACTCGGCGTGCTGCTGCGCGCGGTGTCGGGAGTGTCCATCTTCAAGCTGGTGCGGTACCTGGCCCGCGAGTACCTGCTGATCTTCTCGACGTCTTCGTCGGAGTCGGCGCTGCCGCGCCTCATCGCCAAGATGGAGCACCTGGGCGTCGACCGCAGCACCGTCGGTGTCGTTGTGCCGACCGGATATTCGTTCAACCTCGACGGCACCGCGATCTACCTGACCATGGCGGCGCTGTTCATCGCCGATGCGCTCAGCGCCCCGATGTCCGTCGGGCAGCAGATCGGCCTCCTGGTGTTCATGATCGTCGCGTCGAAGGGAGCGGCCGGTGTGACGGGCGCCGGCTTGGCCACGTTGGCCGGCGGACTGCAGGCCCATCGCCCCGATCTGCTCGACGGGGTCGGCCTGATCGTCGGGATCGACCGGTTCATGTCCGAGGCCCGCGCGGTGACCAATTTCTCCGGCAACGCGGTGGCGACCCTGCTGGTTGGTTCATGGACGCACACCGTGGACAAGGCCAAGGTCGATGCGGTGCTGCGCGGAGACGACCCGTTCGACGAGCTCACCATGGTCGACGACCACTCCTCGGCCGACGCGCAACCGGCCCGCGTGTAG
- a CDS encoding response regulator, with the protein MINVLIVEDDPLIAEAHQTYLGRLEGFSVAAVAHTARDAMRAAATAAASEHPVDLVLLDIGLPDASGISLASGLSGLRPAPDIIAITSERDLEMVRAAVAHGALAYLLKPFTFAAFRDRLERYRRYRSALPSGTDAASQAEVDRALAELRVATKRSTAPKGAAPQTTEGIAVAVRDEPAGLTADEAAKRIGVSRVTAWRYLERLADEGTVTRNTEYGKAGRPRTRYRWC; encoded by the coding sequence ATGATCAACGTCCTCATCGTCGAGGACGATCCGTTGATCGCCGAGGCCCACCAGACCTATCTCGGTCGCCTGGAAGGGTTTTCGGTCGCAGCGGTGGCACACACCGCACGTGACGCGATGCGGGCGGCAGCGACCGCTGCCGCGTCCGAACATCCGGTGGACCTGGTACTGCTGGACATCGGATTGCCTGATGCCAGCGGAATCTCGTTGGCGTCCGGGCTTTCCGGGCTGCGTCCGGCGCCCGACATCATCGCGATCACCTCCGAGCGCGACCTGGAGATGGTGCGCGCCGCCGTGGCCCACGGCGCGCTGGCGTACCTGCTCAAACCGTTCACCTTCGCGGCATTTCGCGATCGGCTGGAACGCTACCGCCGCTATCGCTCAGCACTGCCGTCGGGAACCGACGCCGCCAGCCAGGCTGAGGTTGACCGGGCATTGGCCGAATTACGGGTTGCCACAAAGAGATCCACCGCTCCAAAAGGTGCGGCACCGCAGACCACCGAGGGGATTGCCGTAGCTGTGCGCGACGAACCCGCCGGCCTGACCGCCGACGAGGCGGCCAAGCGGATCGGAGTGTCACGGGTGACGGCGTGGCGCTATCTCGAGCGTCTGGCCGATGAAGGCACCGTTACCCGCAATACGGAGTACGGCAAGGCCGGGCGGCCGCGCACCCGCTATCGGTGGTGCTGA